The sequence ttttaaaaaataacaattttatatatagaaaacaaagattAATACGATTAGAAACATAATAGAGAGCGTGTGTTGTCTTAACCAGttagattttctttattaatttccCTCATTGGCGTTCGTTTATTCATTTGTAGCTTCATCATCTTATTTTCATCGGCACATTTCGTTGTGATGGCATTACGCACTTCTTTGTCGGAAACTTGACACTTGCGAGTTACCGCAAATATAATATCTGCTATTACAAGCGGATCCAACATTTGTTTCAGTGGTTTGCCTTGGTCCTTAAAGGCCGGCGAAGGCTTGCCAGTCATCGAGTGTGTAGCCAAGACCTTCCGATCGAATATGGCCATTAGAAGCCTCCTAGTGGCAATGGAGGCAAATGTCCAATTCATATTATCATACAACTTTGCTGGTATCCGTGTGTCATTGGGCCCAATCGATACCATTACATTTTCTGGATCGAAGGTAATGATGCTCGTATCAGCGTTGCTACTGTCTGTGAGTGACGGAATGACATTTTGGATTGTTGTGGTGTTTACGTTCGTAATTCTGACCTTAGCTGTCTTACGTAAACTATTGCCGTAAACGATACGACGTTTTTGGGTTGGtagtttttgttgtatattattAGTAAATATAATTGTTTCATTTTTTGTATCATTTTGCTGCGTTGTGTTTGAAGTTGTTGGAGCCATCTGATGATGTAATGTCGTTGTATTATTATCTTCAATATTTTCTTCGGTATCCAGACAAATTTCTAACCGGCCTGATTCAGCAGAACTGTTTAAAACTGAATCTTCGGCCAAATGGATTTCTATTGGTTCATCATTGTCATTCACTTTACCTTCagctaaaattgtatatttgatGCATTCTGCAGGAGCACAATTCACTTGATGTGTGTCGTTTTGGGCAGTAACAATTTTGGGACTTACTTCTATTGCCCTAGTACTATTGCCGCTGATATTAgcgctgctgttgctgttgtttttgtaatcaatattatttattggCTGACTTTGTGGTTGCTGCTGTGACAGTAATGCTGATGTCCTTGCCGATGTCGCATGTATTTGAGATAGTAGTTCTGTATGAGCCTTGAGATTTTCCTCCAGTACTcttattttttcttctaattccCTTTCCCTCTGAGATTGCTGCTCTCTATTTTCGATTTCATGGAGATATGAAAAGTCAGTGCCTGTCGTCTGTGACCAGGCATTAACCATCAAGGGGCGATTATTCCTGAATTTGTCTGCTGATCCGATGACTACAGACATGATTGGTGATTGTAtctgtaaataatttaaataaaacaaattataggtATCACTAGATattaacataattatttttagataaaagttTAATTGTTTGAAACCCTTCGATTCTTTGACTTTCCAATgcacgatggggccaatgacCAGTTTTTGAGGCAATAAATCACAGGAAATAGCTAGACCTTTCAAATTTCGTACAGATGATAATAATGAGCTTTTAAGTCttcagtaaaaaaattaagtcaatCGGGCAGTGCCACGCCAATTTCCAGTAGGTGGATTAAAGTACTACTGCGGTTGATGATCACCGGGAAATAATAAGTTTCTGAGTTTCAAATAGGTCACATAAATGCTCACCTAAGACTTTAGTAATCATTTCAAGTCAATCCGCCTATTGCCACACCCACCTCTAGTGACAGGAAATATATGCATGGCTATAGGCGGATCTTGAAATTAAGCGATAATTGCATCAGTCTGTTCAAGATACATTTATTTAGAAACttactttaaataaacaaaataattcatattaatacatttaagaaaattacttaaaaaataataaaattcttgcTGTGTGAGTGTTCACAACATACATGGAATTTGGATTGTATCATCAATATTTAATCatactaaaaagaaaaaatttaattaatacttacaaaatattgtcttttgtaataaattcttacttgaaaattttctgtttcatcCACTTCTAATTCATTGGCCCCATCGTGGATCGttataaaagtgattttcggaagtgggccttcaATTAAAAGACTAATGATTATG comes from Calliphora vicina chromosome 2, idCalVici1.1, whole genome shotgun sequence and encodes:
- the LOC135950458 gene encoding protein insensitive-like encodes the protein MSVVIGSADKFRNNRPLMVNAWSQTTGTDFSYLHEIENREQQSQRERELEEKIRVLEENLKAHTELLSQIHATSARTSALLSQQQPQSQPINNIDYKNNSNSSANISGNSTRAIEVSPKIVTAQNDTHQVNCAPAECIKYTILAEGKVNDNDEPIEIHLAEDSVLNSSAESGRLEICLDTEENIEDNNTTTLHHQMAPTTSNTTQQNDTKNETIIFTNNIQQKLPTQKRRIVYGNSLRKTAKVRITNVNTTTIQNVIPSLTDSSNADTSIITFDPENVMVSIGPNDTRIPAKLYDNMNWTFASIATRRLLMAIFDRKVLATHSMTGKPSPAFKDQGKPLKQMLDPLVIADIIFAVTRKCQVSDKEVRNAITTKCADENKMMKLQMNKRTPMREINKENLTG